TGAGCTACGCGGTTGCTTCAACGGCAATGAGCACGGTTGCGGCAACAATCGTTCCCGTGTCCCGGCAGGGTGAAGGAATGGGCTATTATACGATGTTTATGAGTATCGCGATGGTCGTGGGTCCCGCGCTGGGGCTGTTCCTGTGGAAGGACCAGAATATTAACGTGCTGCTGCTTGCGATATGCATCATTGCGGCATTGTCTCTTGGCTTTGCTTTTGTCCTGAAGATGCCGGGCGAAAAAGGGCTGAAGACAGCGGTCATTCAAGCCTCAGCCGCTGAGGCAGAGCCTTTAGTCCAGGAGCAGCCGGAAAAAAAAGGCTGGCGTTTGAGCAGCTTCCTGGAGCCCGCGGCACTGCCAATCTCGCTTGTTGGTTTTATTCTTTCTTTTGCCTATAGCTCTTTATCCAGCTTTATGGCCTCGTTTACCGATGAGATTCACCAGTCGCAAGTGACCGGCACCTTCTTTATGGTGTTTGCCGTGATGATCGTCGTTTTCCGGCCGGTTATCGGCAAAGTGTTCGACCGTTACAAAGAGCATTATTTGTATTATCCGGGCATTGGGCTATTTGCGGTGGGCATGTTCCTGCTGAGCCAGGCGCATTCCGCGGCTATGGTATTGTCCGCCGGCGTCATTATGGGGATTGGTTACGGAGCCTTGCTGCCGTGCTTCCAGACGCTTGCGATCAAGTTGTCGCCGGAGCATCGGCGGGGCAGCGCCAACGGTACCTTTTTCCTCATGTTTGACCTTGGTTACGGGCTAGGCTCGTATTTCATGGGGATGATCGCATCCCTGACGGATTACCGGATGATGTACCTGGTGGCAGGTATTGTCGCGGTGATCTGCGCCGGCGGTTATTATATTCTGCATCATCGCCCACGGGCAAAAAAAGCTGTTCGTACTCAACAAGCAAATGTTGCGTAAGGCATAGGATAGACAACGGAAGAGGTCATAACGGGCCCGATGCAAAAGGAAACGGACTAGCGCAATGCGAGCGCTAGTCCGTTTTTGTTTGTTCATTTTTCGCCTGTTTGAGCTGATTCCGCTCCATATGGGCTTTTCCCCACTGATGCAGGGACTCCAAAATCGGAGACAGGCTTTTGCCGTATTCCGTGAAGGAGTATTCCACTTTCGGCGGGATTTGCGGATAAATGACCCGTTTAACGATTTCTTCCTCTTCCAATTCGCGCAGATGGAGCGTAAGCATCCTTTGCGTGATGTCGGGCAGCAATCTTCTTAGCTCATTGAACCGCAAAGGTTTGCCTTGTAGCAAATGATAAAGGATAATCGGCTTCCATTTGCCTACGATCGAATCCAGCGCCGTAACGAATTGACATTGGACTGTGTTCTTTTGCATACGTGCGCCTCCTTCGCTTACAGTACCTTTTTTAATACTATACCACATTATTGTGCCTACTTAAAATAAGTGAGTATATATATTATTATCTACCTAGCAAACGTATTTCATTTCATAACAGAAGGGAAGTTTCGAATCATGGCAACCGTATTGTACATTACCGCGCATCCCCTTGATCCAGAGCAATCCTTTAGCCTAGCGGTAGGCAAAGAATTTATTGAAGCGTATCGTGAGGCAAATCCAACGGATGAGGTTGTTCATTTGGATTTGTATAAAGAACTTATTCCGCAATTAGATGCCGATGTTCTAAGAGGCTGGGAAAAGCTTCGGTCGGGTTCCTCCTTCGATCAGCTGACGGATGCCGAGAAAACGAAAACGGCCCGTCTTGAGGAGCTTGTTGATCAATTCGTGGCTGCCGATAAGTACGTCTACGTGTCCCCGATGTGGAATTTCACGGTTCCGCCGGTTTTGAAAGCATATACGGATGCGACTTCAATTCCGGGCAAGACTTTCAGATATACCGCGAGTGGTCCTGAAGGTTTGTTAACCGGCAAAAAAGCGTTGCACATTCAAGCGAGCGGTTCCGTATATTCGGAGGGTCCTTTAGCCCCGCTTGAAATGGGCTACAGCTACCTAAGAAAGATTTTACGGTTCTATGGGATTGAATCCATGGAAGCCATTTTTGTCGAAGGAACGGCATTGCAATCACAGGAGCAAGCACCCGCTGTCAAAGAAAAGGCAATCGCGCATGCTAAAGAGGTCGCCAAACGCTTCTAATAGGATTGGGTTCCCAATAAAAAATCCCCACTTAGGTGGGGGTTTTTTATTTCGTTTCGGCGTCCTCGGGCTTGCGGCCTTCGCTGTACAGCTCGTTCAGATGCTGGATATGCATAGTGCCCCATGCATTAATCGCTTCCAGGAGAGGGGTCATTTTCATCCCGTAATCCGTGATGGAGTATTCGACCTTCGGGGGGATCTGCATATAGATTTTCCGGTGCACGATGTCATGGTATTCCAATTCTCTGAGCTGAGAGGTCAGCATCTTTTTCGTAATGTCCGGCAGCGCCCGTTGGAGCTCGCTAAAACGCATCGTACCGTTGGTGAACAGCTGATATAAAATAACGGGCTTCCATTTCCCGACTAAAATTTCTAATGCGGTCTCCACCCGGCTGCAGTTTTCGTCTGCCATAATTCCTCCAATCCCAATCGGGGCTTAAGGTTTCTTTTTGGATACTAGGTTTATTTGATGTGCCTACTTCCGTCACTTAACCCTTGGGTTTATTATATCGCTATAAACAACACGTTATCAAGGAGGATCTATCTTATGAATATTGCATTGTGGATCGCGCAAGCATTGTTAGCTTTAATGTTTATTCCGGCAGGTGTCATGAAAACCTTCCAGCCTAATAAAGTAAAAAGCACGATGCCTTGGGCGAAGGATGCTTCTACGGGCTATGTTGCTTTTATCGGCTTGTCCGAGCTGCTTGGCGGATTGGGATTAATTCTTCCGTGGGCAACCGATATCGCGCCGGTACTGACGC
This region of Paenibacillus sp. JDR-2 genomic DNA includes:
- a CDS encoding MFS transporter, translating into MLKEKIWTRNFVTICVSSFFMFLTFYVLTTAFPLYVRDSLHGGQQQMGLVITIYVIGGVLIRPFSGQWVDRFGKRKMAIIGMIIFLLACFSYFGTKGIILFLIVRFIHGMSYAVASTAMSTVAATIVPVSRQGEGMGYYTMFMSIAMVVGPALGLFLWKDQNINVLLLAICIIAALSLGFAFVLKMPGEKGLKTAVIQASAAEAEPLVQEQPEKKGWRLSSFLEPAALPISLVGFILSFAYSSLSSFMASFTDEIHQSQVTGTFFMVFAVMIVVFRPVIGKVFDRYKEHYLYYPGIGLFAVGMFLLSQAHSAAMVLSAGVIMGIGYGALLPCFQTLAIKLSPEHRRGSANGTFFLMFDLGYGLGSYFMGMIASLTDYRMMYLVAGIVAVICAGGYYILHHRPRAKKAVRTQQANVA
- a CDS encoding DoxX family protein, translated to MNIALWIAQALLALMFIPAGVMKTFQPNKVKSTMPWAKDASTGYVAFIGLSELLGGLGLILPWATDIAPVLTPIAAIGIAVIMLFAAVFHARRAEYGSIGMNIIMLAVALFVAIGRF
- a CDS encoding FMN-dependent NADH-azoreductase, coding for MATVLYITAHPLDPEQSFSLAVGKEFIEAYREANPTDEVVHLDLYKELIPQLDADVLRGWEKLRSGSSFDQLTDAEKTKTARLEELVDQFVAADKYVYVSPMWNFTVPPVLKAYTDATSIPGKTFRYTASGPEGLLTGKKALHIQASGSVYSEGPLAPLEMGYSYLRKILRFYGIESMEAIFVEGTALQSQEQAPAVKEKAIAHAKEVAKRF
- a CDS encoding winged helix-turn-helix transcriptional regulator, yielding MQKNTVQCQFVTALDSIVGKWKPIILYHLLQGKPLRFNELRRLLPDITQRMLTLHLRELEEEEIVKRVIYPQIPPKVEYSFTEYGKSLSPILESLHQWGKAHMERNQLKQAKNEQTKTD
- a CDS encoding winged helix-turn-helix transcriptional regulator, translating into MADENCSRVETALEILVGKWKPVILYQLFTNGTMRFSELQRALPDITKKMLTSQLRELEYHDIVHRKIYMQIPPKVEYSITDYGMKMTPLLEAINAWGTMHIQHLNELYSEGRKPEDAETK